One part of the Lapillicoccus jejuensis genome encodes these proteins:
- a CDS encoding LLM class flavin-dependent oxidoreductase produces MSTRAGLAVLDLVPVAEGRTAAEAVEETVVAARAAEAAGYGRYWMAEHHSFPGVASSATAILVGHVADHTSRIRVGSGGIMLPNHAPLVVAEQFGTLETMHPGRIDLGLGRAPGTDPVTAHALRRVEDAAVDFGSEVRQVIDYLGPVSEHARVRAVPGEGTNVPVWVLGSSHGGAQVAGALGLPYAFASHFAPRMLLSALEVYRSGFRAADPDARPGALAAPRAMAAVNAVVADTREKAQRIWGSHLQRVRGIVTGRRALLPPPTDGDPTAGWSPQEKAAVEQMTAVSFVGTPAEVRAGLDDFVDATGVDEVIVATAAYDVQDRVRSLELLAEAWA; encoded by the coding sequence GTGAGCACGCGCGCCGGGCTCGCCGTCCTCGACCTGGTCCCCGTCGCCGAGGGCCGCACGGCCGCCGAGGCCGTCGAGGAGACCGTCGTCGCGGCGCGGGCCGCGGAGGCCGCGGGCTACGGCCGCTACTGGATGGCCGAGCACCACTCGTTCCCCGGCGTCGCCTCCTCGGCCACCGCGATCCTCGTCGGCCACGTCGCCGACCACACCTCGCGGATCCGGGTCGGGTCCGGCGGGATCATGCTGCCCAACCACGCCCCGCTCGTCGTCGCCGAGCAGTTCGGCACGCTCGAGACGATGCACCCCGGGCGGATCGACCTCGGTCTCGGCCGGGCGCCCGGGACCGACCCGGTCACCGCGCACGCGCTGCGCCGGGTCGAGGACGCCGCCGTCGACTTCGGCTCCGAGGTCCGCCAGGTCATCGACTACCTGGGCCCGGTCAGCGAGCACGCCCGCGTGCGCGCCGTCCCCGGCGAGGGCACGAACGTCCCGGTGTGGGTGCTGGGCTCGAGCCACGGCGGGGCGCAGGTCGCCGGCGCCCTCGGGCTGCCCTACGCGTTCGCCTCGCACTTCGCGCCGCGGATGCTCCTGTCCGCGCTGGAGGTCTACCGCTCCGGCTTCCGCGCCGCCGACCCGGACGCCCGGCCGGGGGCGCTCGCCGCGCCGCGGGCGATGGCCGCCGTCAACGCCGTCGTCGCCGACACCCGCGAGAAGGCGCAGCGCATCTGGGGCTCGCACCTGCAGCGGGTCCGCGGCATCGTCACCGGCCGCCGGGCCCTCCTGCCCCCGCCGACCGACGGCGACCCGACCGCGGGCTGGAGCCCGCAGGAGAAGGCGGCCGTCGAGCAGATGACCGCGGTCTCCTTCGTCGGCACCCCGGCCGAGGTCCGCGCCGGTCTCGACGACTTCGTCGACGCGACCGGGGTCGACGAGGTCATCGTCGCCACGGCCGCGTACGACGTGCAGGACCGCGTGCGCTCCCTCGAGCTGCTCGCCGAGGCCTGGGCCTGA
- a CDS encoding type II toxin-antitoxin system Phd/YefM family antitoxin: protein MTRATSRELRKDTEGVLRRAAAGELIEITVNGEAVAALSPLTASRPR from the coding sequence ATGACCCGAGCGACCTCTCGCGAGCTGCGGAAGGACACCGAGGGTGTACTGCGCCGAGCCGCGGCGGGCGAGCTGATCGAGATCACGGTCAACGGTGAGGCCGTGGCGGCGCTCAGCCCGCTCACGGCCAGCCGGCCTCGGTGA
- a CDS encoding IclR family transcriptional regulator encodes MSNAPAAGQALDVLSLLARHAEPLPAASVARQLGLPRSTTYHLLTVLQERGFVVHLPEERRYGLGVASYELGSAYSRQAPLQRVARPVVARLVDETRHNAHFAVLHGADVLYLIEERAPRRPPLVTDVGVRLPAHLTASGLAMLADLPAAQVRALYPSRSALVRRHDAGPTSLTALRALLTEVRQRGHAVEEDSVTPGLSSVAVAVRDRSGYPLAAVAVTFESDEVDADGRDRLAAAARTGATTIARRLG; translated from the coding sequence GTGAGCAACGCCCCGGCGGCCGGCCAGGCCCTCGACGTGCTCTCGCTGCTCGCGCGGCACGCCGAGCCGCTGCCCGCCGCGAGCGTGGCCCGGCAGCTGGGGCTGCCGCGCAGCACGACGTACCACCTGCTCACGGTCCTGCAGGAGCGCGGCTTCGTCGTGCACCTGCCGGAGGAGCGGCGCTACGGGCTGGGCGTGGCGTCGTACGAGCTCGGGTCGGCCTACTCGCGGCAGGCGCCGCTGCAGCGGGTCGCCCGGCCGGTCGTCGCGCGTCTCGTCGACGAGACACGGCACAACGCGCACTTCGCCGTGCTGCACGGCGCCGACGTGCTCTACCTCATCGAGGAGCGCGCGCCGCGGCGCCCGCCGCTCGTCACCGACGTCGGCGTCCGGCTCCCCGCGCACCTGACGGCGAGCGGGCTCGCGATGCTCGCCGACCTGCCGGCGGCGCAGGTCCGCGCGCTCTACCCGTCGCGGTCCGCGCTCGTACGACGCCACGACGCCGGCCCGACCTCGCTCACCGCCCTGCGCGCGCTGCTCACCGAGGTGCGCCAGCGCGGCCACGCCGTCGAGGAGGACAGCGTCACGCCGGGGCTGTCGTCGGTGGCGGTCGCCGTCCGCGACCGCTCCGGCTACCCGCTCGCCGCCGTCGCGGTCACCTTCGAGTCCGACGAGGTCGACGCCGACGGACGCGACCGGCTCGCCGCCGCCGCCCGCACCGGCGCGACCACGATCGCCCGCCGCCTCGGGTAG
- a CDS encoding MarR family winged helix-turn-helix transcriptional regulator, with amino-acid sequence MADDGDTVTTGALLDEAVVAVRELILAGEHYRLATALHMGITVNEAQAVSYLFARGPMGQGELAAAMSFTTSSTTALVDRLEKRGIAERRADPTDRRRATIALSETGTQELTEVRSWMSNAFTGLDDTELGEAGELLRRLAANLRSFTDEVLEKEPKRERPRRRL; translated from the coding sequence ATGGCCGACGATGGTGACACCGTGACGACGGGTGCCCTCCTCGACGAGGCCGTCGTCGCCGTGCGCGAGCTCATCCTCGCGGGCGAGCACTACCGGCTCGCCACCGCGCTGCACATGGGCATCACCGTCAACGAGGCCCAGGCGGTCAGCTACCTCTTCGCCCGCGGTCCGATGGGCCAGGGCGAGCTGGCGGCCGCCATGAGCTTCACGACGAGCTCGACGACGGCGCTCGTGGACCGGCTGGAGAAGCGTGGCATCGCCGAGCGGCGCGCCGACCCGACCGACCGCCGTCGCGCGACCATCGCCCTGTCCGAGACCGGGACGCAGGAGCTCACCGAGGTGCGCTCCTGGATGTCCAACGCCTTCACCGGCCTCGACGACACGGAGCTCGGGGAGGCCGGCGAGCTGCTGCGCCGCCTCGCCGCCAACCTGCGCTCGTTCACCGACGAGGTCCTGGAGAAGGAGCCCAAGCGCGAACGACCGCGCCGCCGGCTCTGA
- the hutU gene encoding urocanate hydratase — translation MEGSRPVRAPRGTQLTAKSWSTEAPLRMLMNNLDPEVAERPDDLVVYGGTGRAARSWAAFDAIVATLKDLEPDETLLVQSGKPVGVFRTHEWAPRVLIANSNLVGDWATWPHFRKLEAEGLMMYGQMTAGSWIYIGTQGILQGTFETFAAVAAKLAVRRGEPAEGATLAGTLTVTAGCGGMGGAQPLAVTLNGGACLVIDVDRTRLERRAGKRYLDVVADDLDHALELVLAAKDERRALSVGVVGNAALVLPELLRRDVPVDVVTDQTSAHDPLSYLPDDVDFGDWHEYADQKPDEFTDLARKAMAKHVEAMVGFMDKGAEVFDYGNSIRDEARSGGYERAFDFPGFVPAYIRPLFCEGLGPFRWVALSGDPEDIAVTDAALKELFPENAHLHRWLDAAAEHVEFEGLPARICWLGYGERAKAGLLFNRLVAEGRVKAPIVIGRDHLDSGSVASPYRETEAMEDGSDAVADWPLLNALVNTSSGATWVSIHHGGGVGIGRSIHAGQVSVADGTELAAQKLERLLTNDPGMGVIRHVDAGYDRAVDVAHERGVRIPMESA, via the coding sequence ATGGAAGGCTCCCGCCCCGTCCGCGCCCCCCGCGGCACGCAGCTCACCGCGAAGTCCTGGTCCACCGAGGCCCCGCTGCGGATGCTCATGAACAACCTCGACCCCGAGGTCGCCGAGCGCCCCGACGACCTCGTCGTCTACGGCGGCACCGGCCGCGCCGCCCGGTCCTGGGCCGCGTTCGACGCCATCGTCGCGACGCTGAAGGACCTCGAGCCCGACGAGACGCTGCTCGTCCAGTCCGGCAAGCCGGTCGGCGTCTTCCGCACCCACGAGTGGGCGCCGCGCGTGCTCATCGCCAACTCCAACCTCGTCGGCGACTGGGCGACGTGGCCGCACTTCCGCAAGCTCGAGGCCGAGGGCCTGATGATGTACGGCCAGATGACGGCCGGCTCGTGGATCTACATCGGCACCCAGGGGATCCTCCAGGGCACCTTCGAGACCTTCGCCGCGGTGGCGGCCAAGCTCGCCGTACGGCGTGGCGAGCCCGCCGAGGGCGCGACCCTCGCCGGCACCCTCACGGTCACCGCCGGGTGCGGCGGCATGGGCGGCGCCCAGCCGCTCGCCGTCACCCTCAACGGCGGTGCGTGCCTGGTCATCGACGTCGACCGCACCCGTCTCGAGCGCCGCGCCGGCAAGCGCTACCTCGACGTCGTCGCCGACGACCTCGACCACGCTCTCGAGCTCGTCCTCGCCGCCAAGGACGAGCGCCGCGCCCTGTCCGTCGGCGTCGTCGGCAACGCCGCCCTGGTCCTGCCCGAGCTGCTGCGCCGCGACGTCCCGGTCGACGTCGTCACCGACCAGACCAGCGCGCACGACCCGCTGTCCTACCTGCCCGACGACGTCGACTTCGGCGACTGGCACGAGTACGCCGACCAGAAGCCGGACGAGTTCACCGACCTCGCGCGCAAGGCCATGGCCAAGCACGTCGAGGCGATGGTCGGCTTCATGGACAAGGGCGCCGAGGTCTTCGACTACGGCAACTCGATCCGCGACGAGGCCCGCTCCGGCGGCTACGAGCGCGCCTTCGACTTCCCCGGGTTCGTCCCGGCCTACATCCGGCCGCTCTTCTGCGAGGGCCTCGGACCGTTCCGTTGGGTCGCCCTCTCGGGCGACCCCGAGGACATCGCCGTCACCGACGCCGCCCTCAAGGAGCTCTTCCCCGAGAACGCGCACCTGCACCGCTGGCTCGACGCGGCCGCCGAGCACGTCGAGTTCGAGGGGCTGCCGGCGCGGATCTGCTGGCTCGGGTACGGCGAGCGCGCGAAGGCCGGGCTGCTGTTCAACCGGCTCGTCGCCGAGGGCAGGGTCAAGGCGCCGATCGTCATCGGCCGCGACCACCTCGACTCCGGCTCCGTCGCGTCGCCGTACCGCGAGACCGAGGCGATGGAGGACGGCTCGGACGCCGTCGCCGACTGGCCGCTGCTCAACGCCCTGGTCAACACCAGCTCGGGCGCGACGTGGGTCTCGATCCACCACGGCGGCGGCGTCGGCATCGGCCGCTCCATCCACGCCGGCCAGGTCTCCGTCGCCGACGGCACCGAGCTCGCCGCGCAGAAGCTCGAGCGGCTGCTGACCAACGACCCCGGGATGGGCGTCATCCGGCACGTCGACGCCGGCTACGACCGCGCCGTCGACGTCGCCCACGAGCGCGGGGTGCGCATCCCCATGGAGAGCGCCTGA
- a CDS encoding PPOX class F420-dependent oxidoreductase: protein MRDMTRDEWREFVLTGTRTGKIAVVRKDGQPLVTPIWFLLDEGEEDGTPYDELVFTTHESGAKARIIRRDPRVCVLVDDQAPPYSYVQLQGEARLSEDLDELRTWATRLGARYMGEDVAEAFGERNAVPGESLVRMRITRVVALADVSD, encoded by the coding sequence ATGCGCGACATGACGCGGGACGAGTGGCGGGAGTTCGTGCTCACGGGCACCCGGACGGGGAAGATCGCGGTGGTCCGTAAGGACGGGCAGCCGCTGGTCACCCCCATCTGGTTCCTCCTCGACGAGGGTGAGGAGGACGGGACGCCGTACGACGAGCTCGTGTTCACCACCCACGAGTCCGGCGCCAAGGCGAGGATCATCCGCCGCGACCCGCGGGTGTGCGTCCTCGTCGACGACCAGGCGCCGCCGTACTCCTACGTGCAGCTGCAGGGCGAGGCGCGGCTCAGCGAGGACCTCGACGAGCTCAGGACCTGGGCGACGAGGCTCGGCGCGCGCTACATGGGCGAGGACGTCGCCGAGGCGTTCGGCGAGCGCAACGCCGTGCCCGGCGAGTCGCTCGTGCGGATGCGGATCACCCGCGTCGTCGCGCTCGCCGACGTGTCCGACTGA
- a CDS encoding nucleotidyltransferase domain-containing protein: MGVGGDDGRHRGGGLPAAVPAPVRPVVDDLLDDLAATVPHLVTAVHLVGSAAHGDVHPGVSDLDLVVVLRAKPDPVAMRLLADVVGRATAAHPQWPLDLTWTTTERLRRPPSPNGVLVHHQLADHGLTVLGQPVVGTAAVATDPDALRDFCLAQIADRWTTWWDGAAVLLTRGGRESLRGAGPTAAVLGVVRLHHTLVTGEVLTPCAAAQWALQVAEPEWTRLLEESLRARHTPDRPSLYRNPLQRRRDALRFTDLLMTADEDAFGPGEGFEAVEGGSPVPTTPQAPGRR; this comes from the coding sequence GTGGGTGTCGGCGGCGATGACGGGAGGCACCGCGGCGGCGGTCTGCCGGCCGCCGTGCCCGCGCCCGTCCGGCCGGTCGTCGACGACCTCCTCGACGACCTCGCGGCGACCGTGCCGCACCTGGTCACCGCCGTCCACCTCGTCGGCTCGGCCGCCCACGGCGACGTGCACCCCGGGGTCAGCGACCTCGACCTCGTCGTCGTCCTGCGGGCCAAGCCCGACCCCGTCGCGATGCGGCTGCTCGCCGACGTCGTCGGTCGTGCGACCGCCGCGCACCCGCAGTGGCCGCTCGACCTGACGTGGACGACGACGGAGCGGCTGCGTCGGCCCCCGTCACCGAACGGCGTCCTGGTCCACCACCAGCTGGCCGACCACGGGCTGACCGTCCTCGGCCAGCCCGTCGTCGGCACCGCCGCGGTCGCGACCGACCCGGACGCGCTGCGCGACTTCTGCCTCGCCCAGATCGCCGACCGGTGGACGACGTGGTGGGACGGCGCCGCCGTGCTGCTCACCCGGGGCGGGCGCGAGTCCCTGCGCGGCGCCGGGCCGACCGCGGCCGTCCTCGGGGTCGTCCGGCTGCACCACACCCTCGTGACGGGCGAGGTGCTCACCCCGTGCGCGGCCGCGCAGTGGGCGCTGCAGGTCGCCGAGCCCGAGTGGACCCGGCTGCTGGAGGAGAGCCTGCGCGCCCGGCACACGCCGGACCGTCCCTCGCTCTACCGCAACCCGCTGCAGCGGCGCCGGGACGCGCTGCGCTTCACCGACCTGCTCATGACCGCCGACGAGGACGCGTTCGGTCCGGGCGAGGGCTTCGAGGCCGTCGAGGGCGGGTCACCGGTGCCGACGACGCCTCAGGCGCCGGGCCGGCGGTAG
- a CDS encoding GNAT family N-acetyltransferase, producing the protein MTDLDDDRGVLAHLESYYDAAPRGNADTEEVGPFTLFVSRGGWPYYARPRLTGGDPLPTDEAAVRAVLERQRELGVPRALEWVHDVTPDLLAAARAAGLRVEECPLLVLDGTPTAPSLPDGATVRLVEPDDPDLPLVRASIDVGFGHGGTATGEAGEQARDEAAGRDPVSVRRVADGIRSGRSLLAGAWVEGVGPVAGGSHNPRPTPYGDTSEVVGLAVLPAYRRRGLAGVLAARLAQDALGRGVGTVFLSAQDDAVARVYASVGFRRVATACVAEGD; encoded by the coding sequence GTGACCGACCTCGATGACGACCGCGGCGTCCTCGCCCACCTCGAGAGCTACTACGACGCCGCGCCGCGCGGCAACGCCGACACCGAGGAGGTCGGGCCGTTCACGCTGTTCGTCTCGCGCGGGGGCTGGCCGTACTACGCCCGGCCGCGGCTCACCGGCGGCGACCCGCTGCCGACGGACGAGGCGGCGGTCCGCGCGGTCCTCGAGCGGCAGCGCGAGCTCGGCGTCCCCCGTGCCCTCGAGTGGGTCCACGACGTCACCCCCGACCTGCTGGCCGCCGCGCGCGCCGCGGGGCTGCGGGTCGAGGAGTGCCCGCTCCTCGTCCTCGACGGCACGCCCACCGCCCCGTCCCTGCCCGACGGCGCGACCGTGCGCCTGGTCGAGCCGGACGACCCCGACCTGCCGCTCGTCCGGGCCTCGATCGACGTCGGGTTCGGCCACGGCGGCACCGCGACCGGCGAGGCGGGCGAGCAGGCGCGCGACGAGGCGGCGGGCCGCGACCCCGTGTCCGTACGGCGCGTCGCCGACGGGATCCGCTCCGGCCGCTCGCTCCTCGCCGGTGCCTGGGTCGAGGGTGTCGGCCCGGTCGCGGGCGGCAGCCACAACCCACGCCCCACGCCGTACGGCGACACCAGCGAGGTCGTCGGTCTCGCGGTGCTCCCGGCGTACCGTCGCCGGGGACTGGCCGGCGTCCTCGCCGCGCGGCTGGCGCAGGACGCGCTCGGGCGGGGCGTCGGCACCGTGTTCCTCAGCGCCCAGGACGACGCGGTCGCCCGGGTCTACGCGTCGGTCGGCTTCCGCCGCGTCGCAACCGCCTGTGTCGCAGAGGGGGACTGA
- a CDS encoding MFS transporter, whose protein sequence is MSERSSATSDATAFAGHRPGSPAYRRLSIALFAAGLATFAQLYSTQPVLPDLATAFSLSPATSALSVSAATLGLGIALLVVGPVTERRGRTPLMHASLAASSVVGVLCAVAPTWPLLLGLRVLQGVTLAGLSAVAMAYLREEVHPEAHGRASGLYIGGTALGGMAGRLLASGVGDVAGWRWAVGAVALLGIACTVVVRLLLPVSQGFVPAPAGRAALWENTRHVLGDRALLLLYALAALAMGGFVATYNALGFRLAAAPYGLSLGLAGLVFLSYALGSVSSTLAGRAADRFGRRAVVPVGVLVAVAGLALTLAEPLWLVVVGVAVETIGFFAAHGVASGWVSARAHLGGGGTGQASSFYLFAYYVGSSVFGSVSGLAWTSGGWARVVTVVGGVFVLALLVSLALRRVPSLLEPRGGAAGDAAAH, encoded by the coding sequence GTGAGCGAGCGATCTTCGGCGACGTCCGACGCGACCGCCTTCGCCGGGCACCGCCCGGGGAGCCCGGCCTACCGGCGGCTGAGCATCGCGCTCTTCGCCGCCGGCCTGGCGACCTTCGCCCAGCTCTACTCGACCCAGCCGGTGCTGCCGGACCTCGCGACGGCCTTCTCCCTGTCGCCGGCGACGAGCGCGCTCAGCGTCTCCGCCGCGACGCTGGGGCTGGGGATCGCGCTGCTCGTCGTCGGGCCGGTCACGGAGCGGCGCGGGCGGACGCCGCTCATGCACGCGTCGCTCGCCGCGTCGTCGGTCGTCGGGGTGCTGTGCGCTGTGGCGCCGACGTGGCCGTTGCTGCTCGGGCTGCGGGTGCTCCAGGGCGTCACCCTCGCCGGGCTGTCCGCCGTCGCGATGGCCTACCTGCGCGAGGAGGTGCACCCCGAGGCGCACGGCCGCGCGAGCGGCCTCTACATCGGGGGTACGGCGCTCGGTGGCATGGCCGGGCGACTGCTCGCCAGCGGCGTCGGCGACGTCGCCGGCTGGCGCTGGGCGGTCGGGGCGGTGGCGCTGCTCGGGATTGCCTGCACGGTCGTCGTGCGGCTTCTGCTGCCGGTGTCGCAGGGCTTCGTCCCGGCGCCGGCCGGGCGAGCGGCTCTGTGGGAGAACACCCGTCACGTCCTCGGCGACCGAGCGCTCCTGCTGCTCTACGCGCTGGCGGCGCTGGCGATGGGCGGGTTCGTCGCGACGTACAACGCGCTCGGGTTCCGGTTGGCGGCGGCGCCGTACGGGCTGTCGCTGGGGCTGGCCGGGCTCGTGTTCCTGTCCTACGCGCTGGGCTCGGTGAGCTCGACACTGGCCGGGCGGGCAGCGGACCGGTTCGGGCGGCGGGCCGTCGTGCCGGTCGGCGTCCTCGTGGCGGTCGCGGGGCTGGCGCTGACCCTGGCCGAGCCGCTGTGGCTCGTCGTCGTCGGGGTCGCGGTCGAGACGATCGGCTTCTTCGCCGCCCACGGCGTCGCGAGCGGCTGGGTGTCGGCGCGGGCGCACCTCGGCGGCGGCGGGACCGGGCAGGCGTCGTCCTTCTACCTCTTCGCCTACTACGTGGGCTCGTCCGTCTTCGGCTCGGTGTCGGGGTTGGCGTGGACCAGCGGCGGCTGGGCGCGGGTCGTCACCGTCGTCGGCGGGGTCTTCGTCCTCGCGCTGCTCGTCTCGCTCGCGCTGCGGCGGGTGCCGAGCCTGCTCGAGCCGCGAGGTGGGGCTGCGGGCGACGCGGCGGCCCACTGA
- a CDS encoding aminoacyl-tRNA deacylase → MTQPSGGADSPATPSDGERRALAAVEATGIPYVVTRHGPVSSLEEAAAQRGVRPHDIVKTLVVRRGEDDFLLVLVPGDRRFSWAKLRALLGTSRLSMPDADGAFAATGYVRGTITPFGSSTAWPVVADLSVRGRQVSLGAGAHGVAVTVSGDDLVRVLDAQVADVADDDVPVDATAGGARG, encoded by the coding sequence GTGACGCAGCCATCCGGTGGTGCCGACTCCCCCGCTACTCCCAGCGACGGCGAGCGCCGGGCGCTCGCCGCGGTCGAGGCGACAGGGATCCCGTACGTCGTCACCCGGCACGGCCCGGTGTCCTCCCTGGAGGAGGCGGCGGCGCAGCGCGGGGTGCGGCCGCACGACATCGTCAAGACGCTCGTCGTGCGCCGCGGGGAGGACGACTTCCTGCTCGTCCTCGTGCCGGGTGACCGGCGCTTCTCGTGGGCCAAGCTGCGGGCCCTGCTCGGGACCAGCCGGCTGTCGATGCCGGACGCGGACGGCGCCTTCGCCGCGACCGGCTACGTGCGCGGCACGATCACGCCGTTCGGCTCGAGCACGGCGTGGCCGGTCGTCGCCGACCTCTCGGTCCGCGGCCGCCAGGTCAGCCTCGGCGCCGGGGCGCACGGCGTGGCCGTCACCGTGTCCGGTGACGACCTCGTGCGGGTCCTCGACGCGCAGGTCGCGGATGTCGCCGACGACGACGTGCCGGTCGACGCGACCGCGGGCGGCGCCCGCGGCTGA
- a CDS encoding OsmC family protein, which translates to MSGETPSDRPAELPPEKPAHRSITLHRRGLNRYTAVNQRGGTLDLSGAGDEEFTPVELLLAGIAGCTAVDVDHLTARRAEPDDFEIQVEAEKVADEQGNHLQDIVVTFRIRYPEGEGGDRARAVLPDIVAKSHDRLCTVSRTVMLGADIRTEIA; encoded by the coding sequence ATGAGTGGCGAGACCCCGTCCGACCGTCCGGCCGAGCTCCCCCCGGAGAAGCCGGCGCACCGCAGCATCACCCTCCACCGGCGCGGGCTGAACCGCTACACCGCGGTCAACCAGCGTGGCGGCACCCTCGACCTGTCCGGCGCCGGCGACGAGGAGTTCACCCCCGTCGAGCTGCTGCTCGCCGGCATCGCCGGCTGCACCGCCGTCGATGTCGACCACCTCACCGCCCGTCGGGCCGAGCCCGACGACTTCGAGATCCAGGTCGAGGCCGAGAAGGTCGCCGACGAGCAGGGCAACCACCTGCAGGACATCGTCGTGACCTTCCGGATCCGCTACCCCGAGGGCGAGGGCGGCGACCGGGCGCGCGCCGTCCTGCCCGACATCGTCGCGAAGTCGCACGACCGCCTGTGCACCGTCAGCCGCACCGTCATGCTCGGCGCCGACATCCGGACGGAGATCGCGTGA
- the hutH gene encoding histidine ammonia-lyase, translating into MTSSTLHPAPAATATTETPTVVRVGTGPLSPEDVVAVARHDARVELTQESLDAMAASRAVIEALADDPQPHYGVSTGFGALATTHIPTELRAQLQRSLVRSHAAGSGPEVEREVVRALMLLRLSTLATGRTGVRPVVVTTYAALLNASITPVVHEYGSLGCSGDLAPLAHCALATMGEGPVRTRDGELTDAATALRDSGIEPLALAEKEGLALINGTDGMLGMLVLALADLRMLLTTADVSAAMSVEGLLGTDDVFAADLHALRPQVGQGASAANLRAVLRDSPIRESHRTEACTRVQDAYSLRCAPQVHGGARDTVDHAARVAGAELASAVDNPVVTPDGRVESNGNFHGAPVAYVLDFLAIVAADVASMSERRTDRFLDVARNHGLPPFLADDPGVDSGHMIAQYTQAAIVSELKRLAVPSSVDSIPSSAMQEDHVSMGWSGARKLRRSVDGLTRVLAVEVLTAARGIRLRAPLTPAPATGAVVDLLDAHEAAAPGTDRFLSPEIERVVELVRSGAVVAAASAHTGPLL; encoded by the coding sequence ATGACGTCCTCGACCCTGCACCCCGCGCCGGCGGCGACCGCCACCACCGAGACCCCGACCGTCGTGCGGGTCGGCACCGGCCCGCTCTCGCCGGAGGACGTCGTCGCCGTCGCCCGGCACGACGCCCGCGTCGAGCTCACCCAGGAGTCCCTCGACGCGATGGCCGCGAGCCGTGCCGTCATCGAGGCGCTCGCCGACGACCCGCAGCCGCACTACGGCGTCTCGACCGGGTTCGGCGCGCTCGCCACCACGCACATCCCGACCGAGCTGCGCGCCCAGCTGCAGCGCAGCCTCGTCCGCTCGCACGCGGCCGGCTCCGGTCCCGAGGTCGAGCGCGAGGTCGTCCGCGCGCTCATGCTGCTGCGCCTGTCGACGCTCGCCACCGGCCGCACCGGCGTGCGGCCCGTCGTCGTGACGACGTACGCCGCCCTGCTCAACGCCTCCATCACGCCGGTCGTCCACGAGTACGGCTCGCTCGGCTGCTCCGGCGACCTCGCGCCGCTGGCCCACTGCGCCCTCGCGACGATGGGTGAGGGCCCGGTCCGCACCCGCGACGGCGAGCTCACGGACGCCGCGACCGCGTTGCGGGACAGCGGGATCGAGCCGCTCGCCCTCGCCGAGAAGGAGGGCCTGGCCCTCATCAACGGCACCGACGGGATGCTCGGCATGCTCGTCCTCGCCCTCGCCGACCTGCGGATGCTCCTCACGACCGCCGACGTCTCCGCCGCGATGAGCGTCGAGGGCCTGCTCGGCACCGACGACGTCTTCGCCGCCGACCTGCACGCGCTGCGCCCCCAGGTCGGCCAGGGCGCGTCGGCGGCCAACCTGCGAGCGGTGCTGCGGGACAGCCCGATCCGCGAGTCGCACCGCACCGAGGCGTGCACCCGCGTCCAGGACGCCTACTCGCTGCGCTGCGCCCCGCAGGTGCACGGCGGCGCCCGCGACACCGTCGACCACGCCGCCCGCGTCGCCGGCGCCGAGCTCGCGTCGGCCGTCGACAACCCCGTCGTCACCCCGGACGGCCGGGTCGAGAGCAACGGCAACTTCCACGGCGCCCCGGTCGCCTACGTGCTCGACTTCCTCGCCATCGTCGCCGCGGACGTCGCGAGCATGAGCGAGCGTCGTACGGACCGCTTCCTCGACGTCGCCCGCAACCACGGGCTGCCGCCGTTCCTCGCCGACGACCCCGGCGTCGACTCCGGCCACATGATCGCGCAGTACACCCAGGCCGCGATCGTCTCGGAGCTGAAGCGGCTCGCCGTCCCCTCCAGCGTCGACTCGATCCCGAGCAGCGCCATGCAGGAGGACCACGTCTCGATGGGCTGGTCGGGCGCCCGCAAGCTGCGCCGCAGCGTCGACGGCCTGACCCGCGTCCTCGCCGTCGAGGTCCTCACCGCCGCCCGCGGGATCCGGCTGCGCGCGCCGCTCACCCCGGCCCCGGCCACCGGCGCGGTCGTCGACCTGCTCGACGCCCACGAGGCCGCGGCTCCCGGCACCGACCGCTTCCTCTCCCCCGAGATCGAGCGCGTCGTCGAGCTCGTCCGCTCCGGCGCCGTCGTCGCCGCCGCCTCGGCCCACACCGGCCCCCTCCTGTAG